In Chlamydiales bacterium, the sequence CCATGTGCGGCCTCTAGGGCCACTTTCATTTTAAATTCTGCCGTATATTGATTGTACTTTCCCATAGTTGCTATCCTTTCTGCGTTTAGTTTATCAGAAAGTTGCGCGATTTGGGGTGTCTAAATTTCGGGGTCCATTATAGTCTAAATTTCGGGGTCCATTATAATAATGTAACGTACTCGTTGAAAACGCTATCACAAAATATACATAATATTTTTTTGCATTTTACGTTAACATGTCATTTCTATGAGAAGAATTTTCTTATAATTTCCTATTTTCTTTCGTAAAACATCCCGCTCCTAATTGCTGGAAGAAATCTAAATTGCGCCTCTTAATGAAAACTTAAAATATTTAATATAAAATCTAACCAGATAAAAAATTTTGCTATTTATGAAAATAATGAACTTATGATACCGTTTTATGCATGAACAGTTATACACAAATACGCACTTGCTGCGCACATTAGACTTCTTGCGTAATTACATTTGCTTATTAAAATTGTCTTTTTTGGCATCTTTATCGTTAAATTTTTCAACCATATATTCACATATGCTCTCAAAATTTATCAATAAATCTACTCAAAAACTTTCAATTTTTCTAAACAAAGCTAATTATGCAAGAAGTCTATTCAATTTTAAGTGGACAATCCATCTTTTTTTCCGCACCCTGAGGTGCAAGTTCTATTACCATTATTTTTTATTATTAATATCTTCCTCAAGTGGGTCTTCTACTAACTTCATAACGAGAAAAAGCCATGGATTTTAAAGAACTTCTCTCTCTTTTCAATGAATCATTTACGTTTTTTTGTGTCTTTCCAGCCCTTATTATCTTAGGAGCCTATTTAACCATTAAGCTTCGCTTTGTACAGATTACAAAAATCCGTTTGAGCTTTTCTTATCTCTTAAAAAAAGATCCAAAATCACAAGGCCAAATTTCTCACTTTGAAGCTATTTCAGCAGTACTTGCCGGTAATTTTGGAACAGGTAATATTTCAGGAATGGCTGTAGCTATTTCTACAGGAGGCCCAGGAGCTCTTGTCTGGATGTGGGTTATGGCATTTTTTGGAGCTGCAATACAATATGCAAGCTGCATTTTGGGAGTAAAGTACCGGCAAAAAAATCAAGATGGCGAATATATGGGAGGTCCTATGTATTATCTTGAAAAGGGTCTTGGCTGGAAAAAGCTCGGCGTACTCTTTGCCATTCTCACAACACTTGGAGCCATTACTGCCGGAAACTTTGCGCAAGTAAATTCCATGACACTTCCTCTAGCACAACTAGGTATAGACCCTCTTTTTTCAGGGCTTGCAATTGCTCTATTTGTAGGACTTGTCATCTTTGGGGGCCTAAAAAGAATGGCTAAAATTGCATCACTTATCGTACCTGTAAAAGCATTTCTTTACTTAGGATTTGCTCTTATTATCCTACTGCTCAATATAGATAAAGTGATACCCGCACTCCAATTAATGTATATTGCAGCTATAGATCCAAGTGCAGTCATGGGAGGTGTTCTTGGAATGGGTGTCCTTAAAGCGCTTACTACAGGATTTGATCGCGGTATTTTTGCAACAGATGCAGGAACTGGTATTGTACCCATTTTACAGTCAAGTGCAAAGACACAAAACCCTGTTACTGACGGTATAGTCACACTTGCAACACCTCTTTGCGTTATGATTGTTTGTACAATGACAGGACTTGTTTTGCTTGTGTCTGGTGCTTGGCAACAAACTGACTTAAAAAGCACAAACATGGTGACCTATGCGTTTGAAACAGGCCTTGGGCATTCTGTTGGCTCTTATGTCGTTTCTTGCTCACTCATCTTGTTTGGCTACACAACAATTTTAGCATGGGGATGCTGTGCAGAAAAGGCTATGCACTATCTTGTTGGCAAAAGGTTTGCTAATTGGTACAAATACCTTTATTTAGCTCTAATCCCCGTTGGGGCTTTAATTCATGTAGATCTCATCTGGACACTTGCAGACATCTGTATTACAACCATGCTAATCACTAATATTGCAGGGGTTGCTTTTCTTTCCAAACAAGTTATTCGCGAAAGCAACAACTTTTTTGCAAAAAAAGAACCCCTTCTCTCAAAGATCACTTTAGAAGAAGCTTAGCCTTCAACTACCATTTTAATAATTTTCTGAGGCTCAAATGGACGATTTTTAGAATCTGCGGGAACACCTTCAATATCTTCTACAACATCATAGCCCTTAACAACTTCTCCAAAAATGGTGTGTTTGCCATTCAACCAAAGAGTAGGTGCTGTTGTAATAAAAAATTGACTTCCATTTGTACCGGGGCCTTTGTTAGCCATTGCAAGTAAACCCACCTTATCAAATTTTACTCCACGAACAATTTCATTCTCAAAAGGACGCCCCCAAATAGACTCGCCACCCGTGCCATTGCCAAGTGGATCGCCACCTTGAATCATAAAATTCCGAATAACACGGTGAAAAATTGTATTATTATAGTAACCATCTTCAGCATGTTTTAAAAAGTTTTCAACGGCTCTTGGGGCAACATCTGGCCACAATACAACTTCAATGATCCCTTGGTTTGTTTCGATAAGAACTTTTGGATGATTAGATTCTGCAGCAGTAATCTCTTTAGAAAAAATTTTACCACAAAATAGGCTCAAGAGAGCTGTCACAACTAATAAAAAATATTTTCGCACTTTATACCTCCTAACATAAAATTAACAAAAGAGTTTTACATTTTAAAGGTGGAAAATTGCAAGACTTTTATTCAAAAAACTGGAAGAATGGCCAATTTCATCAACCATCAATAGGGTTTATTCATGACCTACACAATTGTTCAAAAACCTCTCCTATTGGTAATAGGCATTGAATGCCAAACTTCTAATGATCCAGGTTGTGCCTCCAAAGACATCCCTCAGTTATGGGAAAAATTTAATAAAGAAAATATCACCCAAAACATACCCAACAAGGTTTCTAATGCTATCATCGGTCTATACTCAAATTATGAGGGCGATCGCACAAAACCTTATTCTTATTTAATTGGTTGCCAAGTTCATTCCATTGCTAATCTTCCACCAGGCATGGTTGCAAAAACAATTCCAGAAGCTACATATGCTGTGTTTACTACAAAAAACACTCCTTCTAATAGCTTAATAGGTACGTGGGAAACCATATGGAAAACTAACTTAAAAAGAGCTTATACATACGATTTTGAAATCCATCCTGAAAATCATTCAAAACTCTCAACTTCTCCTATTAATATATTTATTGCGATTAATAATTACTTCATCGACTTTCAAATAGATCCAAGCCCCATTTATCAATCAATACTATTCAATGGCATCAATGCGAATGCTTTAAAAGTAAAAGCGCAAAAACCCGTTCTATCTTTTGGTTTTTTCATCAAAGATTCATCTGGGACCCCCATAGCCGGTATTACTAGCATTATTTATTATGGCTGCCTTCACATAGACATGCTATGGGTAAATGAGACATATCGTAAGCATGGCCTTGGAAGCTTACTCATACAAAAATGTGAAAAATTTGCAAAAGATAAAAGCTGTACTTTTGCAACCGTTGACACTATGGATTGGGAGGCTCTTCCCTTTTATCAAAAGCTTGGATTTATAATTGAATTTGTGCAAGAAGGCTTTGTGAATAATTCTATAAAGTATCTGCTCAGAAAGCCTTTATAAGGGTCCAACAACGATGAATTTTGGGATCTTGAAAATCCTTTGGCAATGTCTTATACGAAATATCTTTGATGGTGTAACCTGGAAAATGGCTCTCTTCAAAATTAAACCTTCTTGAATTGGTACTGAAAAACAAAACACCCCCATTTGCAAGCAATTTTAAGGCCTTTAAAAGAAGAGGAACATAATCTACTTGCAAATCAAACATCTCTTCCATTTTTTTGGAACGAGAAAGTGTTGGAGGATCTATGATAATCACATCATACTTTGCTTGTAAATGAGCTTCTTCATCCACAAATTTCAAACAATCCGAGCGCACAACTTGATTATTTTTAAGTGAAAGACCATTCAACAAAAAATTCTCTTTCCCCCATTCTGTGTATGTATTTGACATATCGACACTTTTTGTAAAAAGTGCTCCCTTAATGGCTGCGTGAACACTAAAAGAACATGTGTAGGCAAATAAATTTAACAATCTCTTTCCCTCAGACGCACTAGCCACAAGTTTTCTTGTTTCTCGATGATCTAAAAAGAGACCTGTATCAAGATAATCTTGTAAGTTAACTCTAAACTTTACACCATACTCTAAAATTGTAAAAAACTCTGACGACTCTCCTACCTTTTCATATTGCTCTATTTTTTTCCGCCTAATGCGAGTCCTCCAGTAAATGTGTTCAAGAGGTACCGCAAACAAGCTGTATAGTGCTTCATGTACTTCAGCTACAAGACTTTCAGGAGGTTCTATTATCCCCTTTATCTTAGAAAAATAGTGAACACAAAAGCGCCCAGCATAAAAATCGATTGCAAGGGGGTAATAAGGAATTTCTCTATCATAAATACGAAAGCAGTTCGTACACTCTCGCCTGGCCCATTTTTTTAAGTGCCGATAGTTGTTTCTAATCCTATTTTTTAAAGATGAACTTTTATCCTCGCCATCTACAATATCAGGTAAGAGTAAATCCATAAAAAATTAAGATGCTGCTGGAGCTGGCATATCCAAAAGTGTTTTTGCCGATCGTTTTTCAATAATTTCCCAATTAATATTCTGAAAAAACGCATCTATGTACTTTGCACGATCCAATTGGTAATCTGGAAGATAAGCATGCTCAAAAACATCCATTACTAATAAAGGACTTCCACCTGTTAAGTGCCCCACATCATGTTCATTAATCCACATGTTTACAAGCCTTCCACTTACTGGATCCCTGTAGAGTACAACCCAGCCAATTCCCCTCATAGCACCAGTACTTACAAAGTCATTCTTCCACAAATCATAACTGCCAAAATTTTGAACTAAATCAGCGTGTAAAGAACTACCTGGATCTAAAGGAAGCTGTTTTCCTAAATTTTCAAAATAAAGCTCATGCAAGCGCATCCCATCAAACTCCCATCCAAGGCGTCTTTTCAACTCAGAATATTCAGGAGACTTTGTGTCCCCCTTTGTATTGTATTCAGCAAGGGTATCTAACAGAAGATTAGCATTTTTTACATATCCTTTATACAAAGTAAAATGTAAATTAAGCGCATTATCACTAAACCCTGGCATACCAAAAAGATAGGAAAAATCTTTTGCCTCATAATGCTTCTGCTTACTTATCTCAACAGATGCAGGCTTTAAGCTTGATGCATTTATCGAATCCGGCTCACTATTTTGTGCAAACAGGCCAGCACACAAGATTAACTTTAGACCAACTAGATAAGTAACACCTATTTTGCCCATACTTCTCACCAAACGTTAAATTCATTTTTAACAAAGGTCTACTTATGCAATAATTTTTCTTCTTCGTCAAGAATAATTGAGGAGTGTATCTTTGGAATACTTTATAATTTGTTTAAGTTCTCTTCTTGTTTCTATTTTAACGCTATTCTCTGGATTTGGTCTTGCAACTATTTTAATGCCCCTCTTTGCCCTGTTCTTTCCTCTACAAATAGCTATTGCAGCAACTGCTATCGTACATCTTTTTAATAGCATCTTTAAGGCTTTTCTTGTTGGAAAGTTTGCCAATAAAGCCATTGTAATTAAATTCGCAATACCTGCTCTAATAGCATCTGCAATAGGAGCCTATTTACTTGGAGCTACATCCAACTTACATGCTCTCTATTCTTACAAGTTGCAAGGCTTAAAATTCAGCATTACCCCAATAAGTGCCTTAATCGGAATCATCATCATTTTATCTGCTATCTTCGAATTAATCCCCAAGCTATCGAAAATCTCCTTCGACCAAAAATACATACCTATTGGAGGGCTAGTTTCGGGCTTTTTTGGAGGACTTTCTGGCAATCAAGGCATGTTCAGGTCGGCTTTTTTGATCAGGTCAGGGCTAAAAAAAGAAGAATTTATTGGAACAAGTGTACTCTGTAGCATCGTTGTTGACGTTGTACGTATTACTATCTATGGATGGATTATTTATTCACAACAATTTGCAACTCTTTTATCACATGAGATGCAAAATCTTTTAATTGTAGCATGCGCTGCTGCATTTATTGGATCTTATATTGGTAGCAAACTAATGCACTATTCGAGCCTTAAAATGATTCAATTCATTGTTGGCTTAATGCTCCTACTCATGGGCTTTGCAATGGCTCTTGGACTTATAAAACCATCTTAAAGCAAGCGGACCAAATAGCGTGGTCATAGCAATGACAAGTGTAATGCTCGCATAAATTTCCTGACCAAAAACGCCATTTGACTTTCCAACATCTGCAAAAACCAGTCCTACTTCTCCTCTTGGTATCATGGCCAAGCCAACTGCCCATTTAACCCACTTGGAGTCTTTGAGAAGAATAAAACCGGCAGAAAGCTTTCCCAAAATAGCAGCCAAAAAAATGGCTGAAGAAAATATCCATATAAATGAAGTGCCCCAAGAAATCTCTTTTAAATCCAGCGTGAGACCAATATTTACAAAAAATATAGGAACAAATAAATGAACAATGGGTTTCAGCGTATGCTCAATACGCGTAGAAAAGCGCTTATCAGTCTTTAAAAACTTGAAAAAAGGCATCGAAAAACTCTTGGAAAGTGCAAGGCCAGCTGCAAAACCACCAATCAACTCAGGTGCCCCAAATTCACGCGCAAGCCATGCAAAAAATAACAGCAAAGAAACAATCATCGTTGGAAGCAACCCTGGAATTGCACTCTTTGTATTATAATACTTGATAAGGCTTGCAATAGACTTTACCAAAATAGGTGATATAAGCAAAAACACGACAACAAATAGGAGAACTTTTCCTATATTAAAAATGTCAATAACTCTTGTTGTTGAAAATTCATAGAGAATGGAAAGTATGACAATACCAATAACATCATCGATAATCGCAGCTCCCAAAACAATCTGTGACTCATAACTTTGTTGCTTTTTTAGCTCAGACATGACTCGCAACGTAACTCCTATACTTGTTGCTGTCAGCGTACCCCCAATAAAAAGCGAAAGAAGTAAATCCTGATGAAAAACATAGTAGGGCAAAACAAAGCCCAAAACAAACGGCACAATAACGCCCATACAGGCAGAAAAGATTGCCTTTGTTTTTACTTTCATTAAGTTAGCAATATTTGTTTCCAAACCAATTTCAAATAACAGTAAGACGACACCAATTTCTGCAAGTGAATGAATAGTTTCAGTAGAATGAACCCATCCAAGAAGACTCGGACCAAGTAATACACCAGCACATAACTCTCCAATTACAGCAGGAATGGAAATGCAAGCTGCTAATTCACCTAAGAGCCTTGCGGACAATAAAATCAAAACAATTTGTATAAAAAATTCGCTCATTTAATCCTACCACAAAAATAAAGAATTTGCTATTAACATATAAAATGTACTATACAGATGTTAGGATTTTATGGGATGGATTTATCTTTTACTTGCAGGTCTCTGTGAAATAGGCTTCACAACCTTTTTGAATTTATCTAATAACTTTACACGTCTTTTACCAACACTTGCATTCTTAGCACTTGCTGCTCTAAGTTTTGCTTTTCTCTCTTTTAGCTTAAAATCTATTCCTCTTGGAACGGCTTACGCTATTTGGACAGGAATTGGAGCCTTTGGAACAGCGATTATTGGCGTTGCCTTCTTCAATGAATCTGCAGATTTTTGGCGCATTCTCTTTCTTGCTCTATTAATTGGCTCCATAGTAGGACTAAAGGTTGTATCGCCACACTAAATCATTGCTTTAGGATCGGTATATTTATCAAAATCTTCTGCTGAAATAAGGCCTAATTTCAACGCCGCATCTTTCAGTGTCAAATCCTTTTCATGAGCAAAATGGGCAATTTTTGCACAATTATCATAGCCAATGATAGGGCTTAAAGCAGTAACAAGCATCAAAGAATGCTCAACAAAATAACGGATCTTCTTTTCATTTGGCAATAATCCCTCGAGTAAAAAATCTGTAAAGTTATTGCAGGTATCCGCTAGCAGGCGCAATGAATGCAAAAAGTTATAAATAATCACTGGTTTATAAGCGTTAATTTCAAAGTTTCCCTGTGATCCAGCAACTGTAATAGCAACGTCATTACCCATTACCTGCGCTGCAACCATTGTCATTGCTTCACACTGTGTAGGATTGGCTTTTCCTGGCATAATGGAAGATCCTAGTTCATTTTGAGGTAATATCAACTCCCCAAAACCACATCTTGGACCAGATCCCATCCAGCGAATATCATTTGCAATTTTCATCAAAGATACTGCAAGCGTCTTAAGGGCGCCACTTGCAAAGACAATTGGGTCATGGCAAGCAATGGCTGTAAACTTATTATCTGCTGGAATAAAAGGAAAACCAGTAAGTTCTTTGATTTTTCTAACAACCCTTACAGCAAATTCAGGATGCGTATTAAGCCCTGTTCCAACAGCAGTACCCCCTATTGCAAGAGAATATAAGCCCACAAGAACCTCTTTGATACGCTCAATATTTAAGTCAAGCTGACCTACATATCCACTAAACTCTTGCCCTAAAGTTAAAGGAACCGCATCCATCAAATGTGTACGCCCAATTTTGACAATTTGTTTAAAAGCATCCATCTTTTTTGCAAGAGCATCTCGCATTTTTTGCACTTTAGGAAGTAGCGTCTCATGGATTTCCATAACAGCTGCAATATGCATAGCTGTTGGAATTGTGTCGTTAGAAGATTGAGACATGTTTACATGATCATTTGGATGAATAGGACTTCTAGAACCAAGCACACCACCTGCAAGCTCAATTGCCCTATTAGAAATAACCTCATTGACATTCATGTTTGTTTGAGTACCACCGCCCGCTTGCCATACATACAGGGGAAAATGCTCATACAACTTGCCATCAATGATTTCATCTGACGCTATAGAGATCCACTTGGCTTTCTCAGCATCTAATTTGCCAAGATCCCTATTCACTAGGGCAATAGCTTTTTTTAAAATACCTAAAGCTTTAATGACCGATCTTGGAGTATGATCCTCGCCAATATTAAAATAGAGCAAAGCTCTAGCTGTCTGCGCACCCCAGTACTTATCACTTGGAACGCTAATTGTTCCCATGCTATCTTGTTCAATACGCTCTTCTTTCATACTAACCTGAGTGTTGAGGACTTACTAATAGCGGTATTGATGTTAAGCTCTCTACCCATTCTTTCTCCAAGCATAGATGACTCCCTACAATGCTTTGCATGACTTCTAGATGTGCTGAGCCGCTTATAAACCATTTCTCTTGCATCCGTTAATTGATTTTCAATTACCATTAATGCCTGTACAATATCAGGTTGATACTCTCTTTTTAAAGCTTGAATTTTGTTGCAATAACCCGTTGCAATTCCCAAAAAAAAGGAATTTCTTGCAGTTATGCCCCTCAAGTTAACATGTTGCTGTGCAACATCCCATAGCTTATCCAACTCATGTTGTAAAGTAGCTGCA encodes:
- a CDS encoding sodium:alanine symporter family protein, which produces MDFKELLSLFNESFTFFCVFPALIILGAYLTIKLRFVQITKIRLSFSYLLKKDPKSQGQISHFEAISAVLAGNFGTGNISGMAVAISTGGPGALVWMWVMAFFGAAIQYASCILGVKYRQKNQDGEYMGGPMYYLEKGLGWKKLGVLFAILTTLGAITAGNFAQVNSMTLPLAQLGIDPLFSGLAIALFVGLVIFGGLKRMAKIASLIVPVKAFLYLGFALIILLLNIDKVIPALQLMYIAAIDPSAVMGGVLGMGVLKALTTGFDRGIFATDAGTGIVPILQSSAKTQNPVTDGIVTLATPLCVMIVCTMTGLVLLVSGAWQQTDLKSTNMVTYAFETGLGHSVGSYVVSCSLILFGYTTILAWGCCAEKAMHYLVGKRFANWYKYLYLALIPVGALIHVDLIWTLADICITTMLITNIAGVAFLSKQVIRESNNFFAKKEPLLSKITLEEA
- a CDS encoding peptidylprolyl isomerase, whose product is MRKYFLLVVTALLSLFCGKIFSKEITAAESNHPKVLIETNQGIIEVVLWPDVAPRAVENFLKHAEDGYYNNTIFHRVIRNFMIQGGDPLGNGTGGESIWGRPFENEIVRGVKFDKVGLLAMANKGPGTNGSQFFITTAPTLWLNGKHTIFGEVVKGYDVVEDIEGVPADSKNRPFEPQKIIKMVVEG
- a CDS encoding GNAT family N-acetyltransferase; this translates as MTYTIVQKPLLLVIGIECQTSNDPGCASKDIPQLWEKFNKENITQNIPNKVSNAIIGLYSNYEGDRTKPYSYLIGCQVHSIANLPPGMVAKTIPEATYAVFTTKNTPSNSLIGTWETIWKTNLKRAYTYDFEIHPENHSKLSTSPINIFIAINNYFIDFQIDPSPIYQSILFNGINANALKVKAQKPVLSFGFFIKDSSGTPIAGITSIIYYGCLHIDMLWVNETYRKHGLGSLLIQKCEKFAKDKSCTFATVDTMDWEALPFYQKLGFIIEFVQEGFVNNSIKYLLRKPL
- a CDS encoding class I SAM-dependent methyltransferase — protein: MDLLLPDIVDGEDKSSSLKNRIRNNYRHLKKWARRECTNCFRIYDREIPYYPLAIDFYAGRFCVHYFSKIKGIIEPPESLVAEVHEALYSLFAVPLEHIYWRTRIRRKKIEQYEKVGESSEFFTILEYGVKFRVNLQDYLDTGLFLDHRETRKLVASASEGKRLLNLFAYTCSFSVHAAIKGALFTKSVDMSNTYTEWGKENFLLNGLSLKNNQVVRSDCLKFVDEEAHLQAKYDVIIIDPPTLSRSKKMEEMFDLQVDYVPLLLKALKLLANGGVLFFSTNSRRFNFEESHFPGYTIKDISYKTLPKDFQDPKIHRCWTLIKAF
- a CDS encoding superoxide dismutase, whose protein sequence is MGKIGVTYLVGLKLILCAGLFAQNSEPDSINASSLKPASVEISKQKHYEAKDFSYLFGMPGFSDNALNLHFTLYKGYVKNANLLLDTLAEYNTKGDTKSPEYSELKRRLGWEFDGMRLHELYFENLGKQLPLDPGSSLHADLVQNFGSYDLWKNDFVSTGAMRGIGWVVLYRDPVSGRLVNMWINEHDVGHLTGGSPLLVMDVFEHAYLPDYQLDRAKYIDAFFQNINWEIIEKRSAKTLLDMPAPAAS
- a CDS encoding sulfite exporter TauE/SafE family protein; protein product: MEYFIICLSSLLVSILTLFSGFGLATILMPLFALFFPLQIAIAATAIVHLFNSIFKAFLVGKFANKAIVIKFAIPALIASAIGAYLLGATSNLHALYSYKLQGLKFSITPISALIGIIIILSAIFELIPKLSKISFDQKYIPIGGLVSGFFGGLSGNQGMFRSAFLIRSGLKKEEFIGTSVLCSIVVDVVRITIYGWIIYSQQFATLLSHEMQNLLIVACAAAFIGSYIGSKLMHYSSLKMIQFIVGLMLLLMGFAMALGLIKPS
- a CDS encoding cation:proton antiporter; the protein is MSEFFIQIVLILLSARLLGELAACISIPAVIGELCAGVLLGPSLLGWVHSTETIHSLAEIGVVLLLFEIGLETNIANLMKVKTKAIFSACMGVIVPFVLGFVLPYYVFHQDLLLSLFIGGTLTATSIGVTLRVMSELKKQQSYESQIVLGAAIIDDVIGIVILSILYEFSTTRVIDIFNIGKVLLFVVVFLLISPILVKSIASLIKYYNTKSAIPGLLPTMIVSLLLFFAWLAREFGAPELIGGFAAGLALSKSFSMPFFKFLKTDKRFSTRIEHTLKPIVHLFVPIFFVNIGLTLDLKEISWGTSFIWIFSSAIFLAAILGKLSAGFILLKDSKWVKWAVGLAMIPRGEVGLVFADVGKSNGVFGQEIYASITLVIAMTTLFGPLALRWFYKSKSHCKAHE
- a CDS encoding multidrug efflux SMR transporter, which translates into the protein MGWIYLLLAGLCEIGFTTFLNLSNNFTRLLPTLAFLALAALSFAFLSFSLKSIPLGTAYAIWTGIGAFGTAIIGVAFFNESADFWRILFLALLIGSIVGLKVVSPH
- the fumC gene encoding class II fumarate hydratase yields the protein MKEERIEQDSMGTISVPSDKYWGAQTARALLYFNIGEDHTPRSVIKALGILKKAIALVNRDLGKLDAEKAKWISIASDEIIDGKLYEHFPLYVWQAGGGTQTNMNVNEVISNRAIELAGGVLGSRSPIHPNDHVNMSQSSNDTIPTAMHIAAVMEIHETLLPKVQKMRDALAKKMDAFKQIVKIGRTHLMDAVPLTLGQEFSGYVGQLDLNIERIKEVLVGLYSLAIGGTAVGTGLNTHPEFAVRVVRKIKELTGFPFIPADNKFTAIACHDPIVFASGALKTLAVSLMKIANDIRWMGSGPRCGFGELILPQNELGSSIMPGKANPTQCEAMTMVAAQVMGNDVAITVAGSQGNFEINAYKPVIIYNFLHSLRLLADTCNNFTDFLLEGLLPNEKKIRYFVEHSLMLVTALSPIIGYDNCAKIAHFAHEKDLTLKDAALKLGLISAEDFDKYTDPKAMI